DNA sequence from the Cucumis melo cultivar AY chromosome 6, USDA_Cmelo_AY_1.0, whole genome shotgun sequence genome:
CAGTCACTATTGCTTGAATACGCTGACAGAATTCAATGTTGATCTCCAGGGATTTGCATCTTTCCTAGTTGCCGCATCTTATGTAAAAAATTCTGGGGAAATCACACAATCACCTTTTCATTTGGTGTAATCAGTCCAGATTTACAAAGGAGCATTTGCTTGCTGCCTTTGAATAGAAGCTTGTCTTACCTTTTCACATTTGGAACCTCCTTTCTCTTTAATTCAATATGCAACCGTtcaagaaagaaaggaaaatccTCTAGCTTCATTTCATTTGGTTGGAGTGTAACTTTCTATCTTTTCGGATATGGAGTCAGATTCCCAAGCTCTTCACACATcaattacataattgagtccccatttttataattataatttatccACCCTTACCGATTGATACAGCTTgacaaattcttttcttttcttttgtttttgttttttttttttttttttttttttttttttttgacaaggATATAGGTTAACAGTTGCTTATAAGCTATAATAGGGTCTTGTGAACTTGGTTTTTTTTGTATGTCCTTGTATGCTTTAATCCTTTCTTTAATGAAATgtaattgaaaaacaaaaacaaaaacaaaaacaaaacatgaCATTACCTTTGGAACCAACATATCCATGGCTGCAACAGTCTTCCCGTCATCATTTTGCCGCATGTAGAATGCTTTTATATCCTATAATTTCACGTCAATTGACAAAATCAGAGtaatttcttttatcaatgTTCCCAAGattagaaacaaaaagaaaagcatACCCTTGGATAGTCTCTAATTATTACAGGGCATCCACCAAATGCCACCTCAGTTATATAACGCTCGTGTTCACTTTGCAAATCACTTCCCCACTTGACctaaaaataattgaaagagTTTGAGATCCATACAGCAATGACCACATTAAAATGCACAGCAAATAGTATACTTGGGCATTTGACTTATTAGCACCAATGGTGAGAAAGATTCCTAAGAAAGTGTTCAACGTGATCAAAACAAGGACGCTTACATCTGATGACATTTCTgggaagagagaaaaacaaatgCCCAAACTTAGCAATGGCAAGATAGTATTACAATAAACTTGAGAGGCAAAAATAAGTGACAACGTTGATGAAAGCAACTTGACTCGCATATCAAAGGAATAGAGTGTGACAAACTAAAACTAGACTAATAAGAagcaaacaaaacaaatataccATTAAACAGTTTGTTTCCTGTACAGAATTTGATGGACCATCGATCAAGAAAGTGTGTGCTGTGTGGTTTTGGGAGGATGTATGTGCTAAGTAGTTAGAATGAGTGTAGGATCCGCTGTAGCCAACAATGCttggaagaaaaatgaaaaatgaccTCGGTTAGTGTTGTGAAGGTAACCATGGCAAAGAGAGGGTGCTCTTTAAATTCTTGTTAGATTTGGAGTTGAAAGACTTGGAGATTTCTAGAATTATCTTTTGGCAATGTATGAACGTTCCTATCTAAGTAAACTGGTCCTGTCTAAATACGTTACCAATATGAAACAAGCAGAATAACAGAGAACAAAATCAAGATGGAACCAAAACCTCTATAGCTTGGTGTGATAAAGCTATTGGCCATTACCGGATATTCAAACTTTTTATTTGCTCGAAGAAGAAGCTCAATTGCATCAGTGTAAGGCAACTGCACAAAATCGTTTTCAACCAGGTTCTGCAGAATACACCGCACAAGTTACTGCAATAGTAAGTTGGCATAGATGATATATATCATGTAAGTAAATTTTCGGATAGACACTATCAACTAAAATTTAAAGGAATAATAGTTGTATAACAGACGAGGGGTAATGGTAAGATTTCCTACAGTCAGTCTATCAATAATTCCTTTCTCGATCCATGTATTGAAGAAATCCAAGTCTTCCTTGCAATTTTCAAGAACATGTCTCACCTACAAATAAAAGCTTTTGTTACCCTTTAGAAAAATATAGAAACTTTTCTTCCAAACATTTTTAAATCAAGTATGGTATAAGACAACACAATAGTCATGAAAGGTAACATACTACATACTGGAGATATGCAGTTGCACAAGACATGTCGTCATCCAAATCAGCAAATGCGAGTTCCGGTTCAATCATCTAAAGAACAAAGAAGAAggtttttcttcaaaatatatatatatatatatatatatatatgtatgctTCTTATCACATATGAAAACTGTAGAACTGAACTTGGTaggaaattaaacaaaattattctCACCCAAAATTCAGCTAAATGCCTAGATGTATTGGAATTTTCTGCTCGAAATGTTGGCCCAAAAGTATAAACCTGAGAAATATTTTGGAACAAGTGATTAGCAGTTTGTAAAAGTTCCATCATCGTGCCTAAGCAAGAACCAGTGTGGAAGAAAAACCGTACATCAGAGAGAGCAGTAGCATAAGTTTCAGCGTTGAGTTGCCCTGAAACAGTCAAGAATGCTGGTTTCCCAAAAAAATCCTTAACACggaaatagaaaaaataattgattaatACTTGCAAAGAAACAATCAGGTGAATGCCAAAGAGCTTATCTGATCCAGACTCATCAATTTTTCTTCCATAAGATTAAAAGATGGTTGCACATGATATAACTAGTCCAAGAGCTAGATTCCTAAGTTAGAAAGCTAATTCACACCTGTGACCAATCAATAAATCCCTCCTTTGTCTTTGGAATAGAGCCCACATCAGAACTAGCAGGTTCTCCAGAGCTTGGAATCTGTCAACAtcaaaaatttctttttattcattttaaaatattctaaTGTTCTATAAATATATTGTAGAACCATACAAATTCCAGGACTTTTAAGTTAAAACGCCCACCAAAGTAGTCACACAGAACTGTTCACCAGCTCCTTCACAATCTGATGCCGTAATAATAGGACTTGAAACCCAAACAAATCCATTTTCTTGGAAGAACTTGTGCGTAGCATATGCCAAAACATTTCTCACCCTTGCAACCTACACAACACCATCAAATTCGAACTGACAAATTAGGCAACTGTTCATATGAAATTACTAAAGAAAAGCAAGTACAGAAATTTATGTAACTAGTTATTTTGATCAGTTACCAATTACTGGGAAACAAGAAAGTGGTAATTGACTAGTATAGAGGAAAGCCATAAATAATTACCACCAAAGCCATAAATAATTACCACCAGAGGTTGAAGAAGCAAAATTAAAAGATGAAGTACAAAAACCTTAGGTTATGTCAATGTGTTGTTGAGAAATCCTCCCCCGCGGAGGGAAAACATAACCTAAactttttttgttattattaacCATTCTTTGGTTAATTGgagggaaaagaaaaacaaggtTTGAGCTCAGTGCATTGATTCCAAAACCAAAGACCTCATCCATTCTCCTTCCTTTTATTAAATATGTCATTTCCAAACAAAAATTCCGTACAATTGCTTTACAATTCATCCAGTCTTTTACTTTTCCTTCTAAATCTATATCCACAGAGTGAATCCATCCAAGAATGATGCCATGCAAATCGCCAATGATTCTAACCAGGAAAAGATGTTGAATGTTATTTTCAATATCTACCACCCCACCCACAAAAAAATGATGGTTGAGACATTTAACATTTGATCCATCATTCATCCCTAAATTATTCATGACGGTGTAGTTCGTTTTAGTGAATTAGACAATTAAGACCTTTATTTTTCATGAATATAAAAGATTATCACCCTTGGCTTGAACTCTAGAAACTAAACTGAATGAAAAACAGAACTATACCGCCCCGAAAGTGTTTGTTCTTGGACGAAGATGAGCTTTAGTTCTCAAAAATTCTCTGCTAACTTTCTTCTTTTGGACGGGATATGAAGGATCACTCTTGCCAACCTGAAATATAGCAAATATTAATACTAACACAAGTAGAGGAGAAATGTTTTCTGAATTTGCTCATCGATGATGCAATACAAAAACAacactttcattgagaaaaataaaagagcACAAGGGCATACAAAAAAACAAGCCCACCAAAACATCCCAACTAAATGAATGGGTTCCAAGTAATCTATAAAGTACGTGATACAAAATATAATTTATCAGCCATGAGTAGAGCGTGAATCTAGGTAGATTCAGTATCTCAACTTTTACCTCATTTAAGGAAAAGCGTTTCCCATTTTTATCTATTGACAA
Encoded proteins:
- the LOC103490884 gene encoding asparagine--tRNA ligase, chloroplastic/mitochondrial: MAAVISPATSLRFNPCSTLRFITGLPRKLSHHILFPPISRRHSSYYFRRSFCSAVPAGEAAEKTKPDVSKDWKVTRGEKVGEFRKKLRISEIKGGRDEGLDRLGQTFVVKGWVRTLRVQSSVTFMEVNDGSCISNMQCVIDSTTEGYDQVESGLITTGASVWVEGVVVASQGSKQKVELKLQKVVMVGKSDPSYPVQKKKVSREFLRTKAHLRPRTNTFGAVARVRNVLAYATHKFFQENGFVWVSSPIITASDCEGAGEQFCVTTLIPSSGEPASSDVGSIPKTKEGFIDWSQDFFGKPAFLTVSGQLNAETYATALSDVYTFGPTFRAENSNTSRHLAEFWMIEPELAFADLDDDMSCATAYLQYVVRHVLENCKEDLDFFNTWIEKGIIDRLTNLVENDFVQLPYTDAIELLLRANKKFEYPVKWGSDLQSEHERYITEVAFGGCPVIIRDYPRDIKAFYMRQNDDGKTVAAMDMLVPKIGELIGGSQREERLDYLEARLDDLKLNKESYWWYLDLRRYGSVPHAGFGLGFERLVQFVTGIDNIRDAIPFPRSPGSAEF